One region of Rhodospirillaceae bacterium genomic DNA includes:
- a CDS encoding FadR family transcriptional regulator, protein MGGARMGQEQIVRAMGVAILRGDYPEGALLPAEGDLMAQFGISRTVLREVLKTLAAKGLVVSKTRVGTKVRNQVDWNMFDSDLLGWRLDLGMDLRFLNSLYEIRLAVEPAACALAALRRSDESVARMRALIDEFRQPGHTRLTFAEVDLALHLEIAAASGNPFMRSVGAIIEAALMASFVNSAPVEDLARQKQSTEDHAAIVEAIARGDAKGAAEAMTAVIEDGRKNRAAAILAGAAQTKTS, encoded by the coding sequence ATGGGCGGCGCGCGCATGGGCCAGGAACAGATCGTGCGCGCCATGGGTGTCGCCATCCTGCGCGGCGACTATCCGGAAGGCGCCTTGCTGCCCGCCGAGGGCGATCTCATGGCGCAGTTCGGCATTTCGCGGACCGTGTTGCGCGAGGTCTTGAAGACTCTGGCGGCGAAGGGCCTGGTCGTCTCCAAGACCCGCGTCGGCACCAAGGTGCGCAACCAGGTCGACTGGAACATGTTCGATTCCGATCTCCTTGGCTGGCGTCTTGATCTCGGCATGGACCTGCGGTTCCTCAACAGCCTTTATGAAATCCGCCTGGCGGTGGAGCCGGCCGCCTGCGCCCTCGCGGCATTGCGCCGAAGCGATGAGAGTGTTGCGCGCATGCGCGCGCTCATCGATGAATTCCGCCAGCCCGGCCATACCCGCCTCACCTTTGCCGAGGTCGATCTGGCGCTGCATCTCGAAATCGCCGCGGCGTCCGGCAATCCCTTCATGCGGTCGGTGGGCGCCATCATCGAGGCGGCCCTGATGGCAAGCTTCGTCAACTCGGCGCCGGTCGAGGATCTCGCCCGCCAGAAGCAGTCGACCGAAGACCACGCCGCCATCGTCGAGGCGATTGCCAGGGGCGATGCCAAGGGTGCCGCCGAAGCCATGACTGCCGTCATCGAGGATGGCCGCAAGAACCGCGCGGCCGCGATACTCGCCGGCGCGGCCCAGACCAAGACCAGTTGA
- a CDS encoding substrate-binding domain-containing protein, which produces MNKFSVIVAAAALALSASPALAKKQLVIVVKGLDNPFFEAINQGCQKWNKENPDSEYECFYTGPASTSDEAGEAQIVQDMLGKADTVAMAISPSNAKLIAQTIKTANATIPIMTLDADLAVEDAALRKTYLGTDNYLMGYRIGEYIKEKKPNGGTVCTIQGNPGADNILRRAQGTRDALSGQKGLPALKGEGGWTEVAGCPVFTNDDGAKGVQAMTDILAANPNLDAFAIEGGWPLFGAPQPYRDLFKPMADKIASGEFVISAADTIGDEVAIAREGLVTALVGQRPFEMGYKAPSVMIDLIEGKAVPDPVFTGLDECTKDTVDTCIQK; this is translated from the coding sequence ATGAATAAGTTTTCGGTAATCGTCGCGGCTGCCGCTTTGGCTCTGAGTGCCAGCCCGGCCTTGGCAAAAAAGCAACTGGTGATCGTGGTCAAGGGCCTCGACAACCCCTTCTTCGAGGCGATCAATCAAGGTTGCCAGAAGTGGAACAAGGAAAACCCCGATTCCGAATATGAGTGCTTCTATACCGGACCGGCCTCGACCTCCGATGAAGCGGGTGAAGCACAGATCGTTCAGGACATGCTGGGCAAGGCCGACACCGTCGCCATGGCCATTTCGCCGTCGAATGCCAAGCTGATTGCCCAGACGATCAAGACCGCCAACGCCACGATTCCGATCATGACACTCGATGCCGATCTTGCCGTTGAGGACGCGGCGCTGCGCAAGACCTATCTTGGTACCGACAATTACCTCATGGGTTATCGCATCGGCGAATACATCAAGGAAAAGAAGCCGAATGGCGGCACAGTCTGCACGATCCAGGGCAATCCCGGCGCCGACAACATCCTGCGCCGCGCCCAGGGTACCCGCGACGCGCTGAGCGGGCAGAAGGGCCTGCCGGCCTTGAAGGGTGAAGGCGGCTGGACCGAAGTCGCGGGCTGCCCGGTCTTCACCAATGACGACGGCGCCAAGGGCGTGCAGGCGATGACCGACATCCTCGCCGCCAACCCGAATCTCGACGCCTTCGCGATCGAGGGCGGCTGGCCGCTGTTCGGCGCACCGCAGCCCTACCGCGATCTATTCAAACCGATGGCCGACAAGATCGCCAGCGGTGAATTCGTCATCTCGGCCGCCGACACGATCGGCGACGAAGTGGCGATCGCCCGGGAAGGCCTGGTCACCGCCCTGGTCGGCCAGCGCCCGTTCGAGATGGGCTACAAGGCCCCCTCGGTCATGATCGATCTGATCGAAGGCAAGGCTGTCCCGGATCCGGTCTTTACGGGTCTGGACGAATGCACCAAGGACACCGTCGATACCTGCATCCAGAAATGA
- a CDS encoding sugar ABC transporter ATP-binding protein produces MAASRSANLTSRKTKPADCSGRGDRRVPVLELQNISKHFGAIQAVNDVSFSLEAGEVVGLMGDNGAGKSTLVKMIAGNFRPSHGTMRMDGRDLVMHKPVEARRHGIEIVHQDLALCNNLTAAENVFLGRELRRGFGPFSVLDYPAMYKRAAQIFTELKSETRPRDLVKSMSGGQRQAVAIARTRLSDAKIVLMDEPTAAISVRQVAEVLNLIRRLRDHGIAVALISHRMPDVFTVADRVIVMRRGRKVADKKIAESSPEEVTGLITGAIEAA; encoded by the coding sequence ATCGCAGCATCACGTTCCGCGAACTTAACAAGCCGGAAAACAAAGCCGGCAGATTGCTCTGGGAGGGGCGACCGTCGCGTGCCAGTTCTTGAACTTCAGAATATCTCGAAACATTTCGGCGCCATTCAGGCGGTGAATGATGTGTCCTTCTCGCTCGAAGCCGGCGAGGTCGTCGGCCTGATGGGTGACAACGGTGCGGGAAAATCGACGCTGGTGAAAATGATCGCCGGCAATTTCCGCCCGAGTCACGGCACCATGCGCATGGATGGCCGGGACCTTGTCATGCACAAGCCGGTGGAGGCGCGGCGCCATGGCATCGAAATCGTCCACCAGGATCTGGCGCTGTGCAACAACCTCACCGCGGCGGAGAACGTCTTCCTGGGCCGCGAGTTGCGGCGCGGCTTCGGGCCGTTCAGCGTGCTCGACTATCCGGCCATGTATAAACGCGCGGCGCAGATCTTCACGGAACTGAAATCCGAGACCAGGCCGCGCGACCTGGTAAAGTCGATGTCGGGCGGCCAGCGTCAGGCCGTGGCCATCGCCCGCACGCGCCTCAGCGACGCCAAGATCGTGCTGATGGATGAACCCACCGCCGCCATCTCGGTGCGCCAGGTCGCCGAAGTGCTCAATCTCATCCGGCGTCTGCGCGACCATGGCATTGCGGTTGCCCTCATCAGCCACCGCATGCCGGACGTCTTCACCGTGGCCGACCGGGTGATCGTCATGCGGCGCGGCCGCAAGGTCGCCGACAAGAAGATCGCCGAGAGCTCGCCGGAAGAAGTGACCGGGCTCATCACCGGCGCCATCGAAGCCGCCTGA
- a CDS encoding ABC transporter permease, whose amino-acid sequence MEQRLALKQHGRFTALLANQTFWVFIAVVLACLYLSVSTDSFATTKNLYNITRNVTFVAIIALGMTVVIISGGIDLSVGSVLCLCSMVLAVTMHAGYSIEIGIAAAIGTALVVGAFNGILIAYLGFPPFVVTLGMLSVARSLAMVASNNTVVFEFGPDHDKLLALGGGAWLFGIANPVLYMLVLAILTGFVLRWTRFGRHVFAIGGNEKAATLTGVPVKPIKVAVYMISALSAGIAGIVQTGWLGAVTTNIGAGMELQVIAAAVIGGADLAGGVGTALGALVGAALIEVIRNSLGLLGINAFWQGAFIGGAIILAVLFDRVRNFRQND is encoded by the coding sequence ATGGAGCAGCGCCTGGCGCTGAAACAGCATGGCAGGTTTACAGCACTCCTTGCCAACCAGACATTCTGGGTCTTCATCGCCGTCGTTCTCGCTTGCCTTTATCTGTCGGTCAGCACCGACTCATTCGCGACGACGAAGAATCTCTACAACATCACGCGCAACGTCACCTTCGTCGCCATCATCGCCCTGGGGATGACGGTGGTCATCATCTCAGGCGGTATCGATCTCTCGGTTGGATCCGTGTTGTGTCTGTGCAGCATGGTGCTGGCGGTGACGATGCATGCCGGATACAGCATCGAAATCGGCATCGCCGCCGCCATCGGGACGGCGCTGGTGGTCGGCGCCTTCAACGGAATTCTGATTGCCTATCTGGGCTTTCCACCCTTCGTCGTGACCTTGGGCATGCTGTCGGTTGCCCGCAGTCTTGCCATGGTGGCATCCAACAACACGGTCGTGTTCGAATTCGGCCCGGATCACGACAAGCTCCTGGCCCTGGGTGGCGGCGCCTGGCTGTTCGGCATCGCCAATCCGGTGCTCTACATGCTGGTACTGGCGATCCTCACGGGTTTTGTGCTGCGCTGGACGCGGTTCGGCCGCCATGTCTTTGCCATTGGCGGCAACGAAAAGGCGGCGACCCTCACCGGCGTGCCGGTGAAGCCGATCAAGGTCGCGGTCTATATGATCTCGGCCCTCTCGGCAGGCATTGCCGGTATTGTTCAGACCGGCTGGCTGGGGGCGGTGACCACGAATATCGGCGCCGGCATGGAGCTGCAGGTGATCGCCGCGGCGGTGATCGGCGGTGCGGATCTTGCCGGCGGGGTCGGGACGGCGCTCGGCGCCCTGGTGGGTGCTGCCCTCATCGAGGTCATCCGCAACAGCCTCGGCCTGCTCGGGATCAATGCCTTCTGGCAGGGCGCCTTCATCGGCGGCGCCATCATCCTCGCGGTGCTGTTCGACCGGGTCCGGAACTTCCGCCAGAACGACTAG
- a CDS encoding NAD(P)-dependent oxidoreductase — translation MKVGFIGLGTMGRNAALNIQRAGFKMVVHDLRRETADALVAKGAIWADSAAEVLDQVDVVVSMVFGPKEIEQVVRGPAGFLTTSCQGKYWIDLTTSSPKLMRALGEEVRAKGGFPIDAPVTGSVDAAIRGDMPMFVGGEDSEIEVVRAVIEAMGQIRRVGPHGNGYVAKLVNNQLWKIHAAAIGEAMVAAKLMGLEPDVWWEAMKGGAADSFVMQHDVPSIFAGHYDPSFPIKLCLKDLSLIDEMMTETGTRGELTRATHDRFREAGARYGMDAGEMTVCKIVEDDAKVTLRVAGNWIAPWEVAAPTV, via the coding sequence ATGAAAGTGGGATTTATCGGCCTTGGGACCATGGGCCGGAATGCGGCGCTCAACATCCAGCGCGCCGGCTTCAAGATGGTGGTTCACGACCTGCGCCGGGAAACCGCCGATGCCCTGGTGGCCAAGGGGGCCATTTGGGCGGACAGCGCCGCCGAGGTGCTGGACCAGGTCGATGTCGTCGTCAGCATGGTCTTTGGTCCCAAGGAGATCGAACAGGTCGTGCGCGGCCCAGCGGGGTTCCTGACGACGTCATGCCAGGGCAAATACTGGATTGATCTTACCACCAGCAGCCCGAAGCTGATGCGGGCCCTGGGCGAAGAGGTGCGGGCGAAAGGTGGTTTTCCGATCGATGCCCCCGTCACCGGATCGGTCGACGCCGCCATCCGGGGCGACATGCCGATGTTCGTCGGTGGCGAGGATTCCGAGATTGAGGTAGTCCGTGCCGTGATCGAGGCCATGGGTCAAATCCGCCGCGTCGGCCCGCATGGCAACGGATATGTGGCCAAGCTGGTCAACAACCAGCTCTGGAAAATTCACGCCGCCGCGATCGGCGAAGCCATGGTCGCCGCCAAGCTGATGGGGCTGGAGCCGGATGTCTGGTGGGAGGCGATGAAGGGTGGTGCCGCCGACAGCTTTGTCATGCAACACGATGTGCCTTCGATCTTCGCCGGCCACTACGACCCGTCTTTTCCCATCAAGCTGTGCCTGAAGGACCTTTCCCTCATCGACGAGATGATGACCGAGACCGGCACCCGCGGGGAGTTGACCCGGGCGACGCATGATCGTTTCCGTGAGGCCGGCGCCCGCTACGGCATGGATGCCGGCGAGATGACCGTGTGCAAGATCGTCGAGGACGATGCCAAGGTCACCCTGCGGGTTGCCGGAAATTGGATCGCCCCCTGGGAAGTGGCAGCACCCACGGTCTGA
- a CDS encoding winged helix-turn-helix transcriptional regulator translates to MDTAAPATDQEVSICPFVAGAWARLLRVAPILQAAVEADLKAAGLPPPQWYDALAALERAPEHSLVPGEIERDLLLTQCTTSRLIDRLEAEGLVVRQINPDDRRRQTIRLSESGRALLARIWPVYAGAIERHVGRKLAGEDAKALIRILEKLA, encoded by the coding sequence ATGGATACCGCCGCCCCCGCCACCGACCAGGAAGTTTCGATCTGCCCCTTTGTGGCGGGTGCCTGGGCGCGTCTGCTGCGGGTAGCCCCCATCTTGCAGGCCGCGGTCGAGGCGGATCTGAAGGCGGCAGGCCTGCCGCCGCCCCAATGGTATGATGCCCTGGCGGCGCTCGAACGCGCGCCCGAACACAGCCTCGTCCCGGGGGAAATCGAGCGCGATCTGCTCCTCACTCAATGCACCACATCCCGCCTCATCGACCGGCTGGAGGCGGAAGGGTTGGTCGTGCGCCAGATCAACCCCGACGATCGCCGCCGCCAGACCATTCGCCTCAGCGAATCCGGCCGGGCGCTGCTCGCCCGTATCTGGCCGGTCTATGCCGGGGCGATCGAACGCCATGTCGGCCGCAAGCTTGCTGGCGAGGATGCCAAGGCTCTCATCCGAATCCTGGAAAAACTGGCCTGA
- the gstA gene encoding glutathione transferase GstA has product MKLFYSPGACSLSPHITALEAGISLDLLKVDMKTKTLEDGTDFRAINPKGQVPTMMLDDGEIVTEGPIIAQILADLAPASNLAPGNGTRARYKLQEWLNFITSEVHKGYSPLFKPTTPEDYKPVAKAQLAERYAFLDQKLAGKQYLLGDQFTVADAYLFTVSNWAKHVGVDLAGFANVGAYMDRIAQRPKVQQALKAEGLL; this is encoded by the coding sequence ATGAAACTATTCTATTCCCCGGGCGCGTGCTCACTTTCGCCCCACATCACGGCCCTCGAAGCCGGCATCAGCCTGGACCTGCTCAAGGTCGATATGAAGACCAAGACCCTGGAAGACGGCACCGATTTCCGCGCCATCAACCCCAAGGGCCAGGTGCCGACCATGATGCTGGATGACGGCGAGATCGTGACCGAAGGACCGATCATCGCCCAGATCCTTGCCGACCTCGCCCCTGCCAGCAACCTCGCCCCCGGCAACGGCACCAGGGCGCGCTACAAGCTGCAGGAATGGCTCAACTTCATCACCTCCGAAGTCCACAAGGGCTACAGCCCGCTGTTCAAGCCGACCACGCCGGAGGATTACAAGCCGGTGGCCAAGGCGCAGCTTGCCGAGCGTTATGCGTTCCTCGACCAGAAGCTTGCCGGCAAGCAGTATCTGCTCGGCGACCAGTTCACGGTGGCCGACGCCTATCTCTTCACGGTCAGCAACTGGGCAAAGCATGTCGGTGTCGATCTCGCCGGCTTTGCCAATGTTGGCGCCTATATGGACCGCATCGCCCAGCGCCCGAAGGTACAGCAGGCGTTGAAGGCCGAAGGCCTGCTGTAA
- a CDS encoding flavin reductase family protein — protein sequence MKDFPLPKVYQLLEPGPVVLLTTAHRGRANVMTMSWHMMVEFEPPLVACVVSSADFSFAALRATSECVIAIPSVELAPTVVKIGNVSGSKIDKFAAFGLTKLPAQEVAAPLIGECFANLECRVADTRLTNKYSLFILEVVKAWHDPRHKKPRTIHHQGNGRFVVDGETIRLASKMP from the coding sequence ATGAAAGACTTCCCTCTGCCCAAGGTCTACCAATTGCTGGAACCAGGGCCGGTGGTGCTGCTCACCACCGCGCATCGGGGCAGGGCCAATGTCATGACCATGTCCTGGCATATGATGGTCGAGTTCGAGCCGCCGCTGGTGGCCTGCGTCGTCAGCAGTGCCGATTTCAGCTTCGCCGCCCTGCGCGCGACCAGCGAATGCGTCATCGCCATTCCGTCGGTGGAGCTGGCGCCGACCGTGGTGAAGATCGGCAACGTATCGGGCAGCAAGATCGACAAGTTCGCCGCTTTCGGCTTGACGAAGTTACCGGCGCAGGAGGTAGCGGCCCCGCTGATCGGTGAGTGTTTCGCCAATCTCGAATGCAGGGTCGCCGATACAAGGCTCACCAACAAATACAGCCTCTTCATCCTGGAAGTGGTGAAGGCCTGGCACGACCCCAGGCACAAGAAGCCGCGCACCATCCATCACCAGGGCAATGGCCGGTTCGTTGTCGATGGCGAGACGATCAGGCTCGCCTCGAAGATGCCCTGA
- a CDS encoding GNAT family N-acetyltransferase, whose amino-acid sequence MSGSGQKPVVNELGQEIGFPVPGWTARPRPPRAPLDGRFVRIEMLDAEKHAADLYAANAKDREGRIWTYLPYGPYDDEKVYRDWVAAMAKSEDPLFHAIIDKATGKASGVASYLRIEPAVGVIEVGHINYAPALQRTAAATEAMYLLMKRVFDELGYRRYEWKCDALNGPSQAAAGRLGFIYEGTFWQATIYKGRNRDTAWYSIIDKDWPKIRAVYEAWLAPDNFDAAGQARQRLSFMMESALA is encoded by the coding sequence ATGAGCGGGAGCGGGCAAAAACCGGTGGTGAATGAACTGGGCCAGGAAATCGGCTTTCCGGTGCCCGGCTGGACCGCGCGGCCACGTCCACCGCGTGCACCCCTCGACGGGCGCTTCGTCCGGATCGAGATGCTGGATGCGGAGAAGCACGCCGCGGACCTCTATGCCGCCAACGCAAAGGACCGCGAGGGCCGCATCTGGACCTATCTGCCCTATGGACCCTATGACGACGAAAAGGTCTATCGCGACTGGGTTGCCGCCATGGCGAAATCCGAAGATCCGCTGTTCCATGCCATCATCGACAAGGCGACGGGCAAGGCCAGCGGTGTGGCGAGCTATCTGCGCATCGAGCCTGCGGTCGGCGTAATCGAGGTCGGGCACATTAATTATGCGCCGGCCCTGCAACGCACGGCGGCCGCCACGGAAGCCATGTATCTCCTGATGAAGCGTGTCTTCGACGAGCTTGGCTATCGCCGCTATGAATGGAAATGCGATGCGCTGAATGGCCCGTCCCAGGCCGCGGCCGGGCGCCTGGGCTTCATCTATGAAGGCACGTTCTGGCAGGCCACGATCTATAAGGGCCGCAACCGCGACACGGCCTGGTATTCGATCATCGACAAGGATTGGCCGAAAATCCGCGCCGTCTACGAAGCCTGGCTGGCGCCGGATAATTTCGACGCTGCCGGCCAGGCGCGGCAACGGCTCTCCTTCATGATGGAGTCGGCCCTCGCCTGA
- a CDS encoding HlyD family efflux transporter periplasmic adaptor subunit gives MRAVRTFALIALLAIAACERAPDDRLLGYVEGDYIYMALPEGGRLTEIAVKRGDQVTKGAGLFTLDETATQARLAKAQADLAAAERTLADLKLGERPEELAIIKAQLDSARASLMLSEPRVKRRRELVKSNIVGTEDLDAAEASILEDRGLIAEMTARLEAAGLPARADRIAAQQAAVDAFRAAVAEAQWSLDERRAVAPADARVEDVYYRLGEEVAAEKPVLQLLPQGNIKLRLYVPEVELGSYRVGEKLAVSCDGCPSGLSATIDFIAAEAEYTPPVIYSDTSRAKLVFLIEARPDAGAPADFQWHPGQPVDARPLQAGS, from the coding sequence ATGCGCGCTGTCAGAACCTTCGCTCTCATTGCGCTGCTTGCCATCGCCGCCTGCGAGAGGGCGCCGGATGACCGGCTGCTCGGCTATGTCGAGGGCGACTATATCTACATGGCCCTGCCGGAGGGCGGCCGCCTGACCGAGATCGCGGTCAAGCGCGGCGACCAGGTCACCAAGGGCGCCGGATTGTTCACGCTCGACGAGACGGCGACGCAAGCGCGACTGGCCAAGGCGCAGGCCGACCTCGCAGCGGCGGAGCGGACATTGGCGGATCTGAAGCTTGGCGAGCGACCCGAAGAACTGGCGATCATCAAGGCGCAATTGGATTCGGCCCGCGCCTCGCTGATGCTGTCGGAGCCCCGCGTCAAGCGGCGCCGCGAACTCGTCAAGAGCAACATTGTCGGCACGGAAGATCTCGACGCCGCCGAGGCGTCCATCCTGGAAGACCGCGGCCTCATCGCTGAAATGACGGCCCGCCTGGAAGCTGCCGGCCTGCCGGCGCGCGCCGACCGGATAGCAGCACAGCAGGCGGCGGTCGACGCCTTTCGCGCCGCGGTGGCCGAGGCGCAATGGTCGCTTGATGAACGCCGGGCCGTGGCGCCCGCCGACGCCCGCGTCGAGGACGTCTATTATCGCCTGGGCGAGGAGGTCGCGGCGGAGAAACCGGTTCTGCAATTGCTGCCGCAAGGGAACATCAAGCTGCGGCTCTATGTCCCTGAGGTGGAGCTTGGCTCGTACCGTGTCGGCGAGAAGCTCGCGGTCAGTTGCGATGGCTGCCCGAGCGGCCTTTCCGCCACCATCGACTTCATCGCGGCGGAAGCGGAATACACACCGCCGGTGATCTACAGCGATACCAGCCGCGCCAAGCTGGTCTTCCTGATCGAGGCAAGGCCCGATGCGGGGGCGCCCGCGGACTTCCAATGGCATCCCGGCCAACCGGTCGATGCGCGTCCACTCCAAGCCGGCTCATGA
- a CDS encoding ABC transporter ATP-binding protein — protein MSEAVIDVQGLTKSFDGKRVVDDVALRVGKGQIYGFLGPNGSGKTTTLRMLCGLLTPDAGSGSCLGFDIRSQAAEIKRRTGYMTQRFSLYEDLTIRENLDFVARVYGLNRLRQRVDGALERLGLAARQRQLAGQLSGGWKQRLALAACILHEPELLLLDEPTAGVDPKARRDFWDQIHALAGAGLTVLVSTHYMDEAERCHEILYIAYGRLIAKGTIKEVLAAHGLATWSVEGPGLHLLSRELQQLPGIDTVAAFGTVLHVCGRDAAALEASIAPYRQRPELHWARSSPSLEDIFIQLMADIDGNGRVERQ, from the coding sequence ATGAGCGAGGCCGTCATCGATGTGCAGGGGCTGACCAAGTCCTTCGACGGCAAGCGGGTCGTCGACGATGTCGCCTTGCGCGTCGGCAAGGGACAGATCTATGGCTTCCTCGGCCCCAATGGCAGCGGCAAGACGACCACCCTGCGCATGCTGTGCGGCCTGCTGACGCCCGATGCCGGGTCGGGATCCTGCCTTGGCTTCGATATCCGCAGCCAGGCTGCCGAGATCAAGCGCCGCACCGGCTACATGACGCAGCGCTTCAGCCTCTATGAGGACCTCACCATCCGCGAGAATCTCGATTTCGTGGCGCGCGTCTATGGCCTCAACCGCCTGCGCCAACGCGTTGACGGGGCGCTCGAGCGATTGGGCCTTGCCGCGCGGCAGAGACAGCTTGCCGGGCAATTGTCGGGTGGCTGGAAGCAGCGCCTGGCGCTTGCCGCCTGCATTCTCCATGAACCGGAATTGCTGTTGCTGGACGAACCCACCGCCGGCGTCGACCCCAAAGCCCGGCGCGATTTCTGGGATCAGATCCATGCCCTGGCCGGGGCCGGCCTCACCGTGCTGGTGAGCACGCATTACATGGATGAGGCGGAACGCTGCCACGAGATTCTCTACATCGCCTATGGCCGCCTGATTGCCAAGGGCACCATCAAGGAGGTCTTGGCAGCGCACGGCCTTGCCACCTGGTCGGTCGAGGGACCGGGCCTGCATCTGCTGTCGCGCGAGCTGCAGCAACTGCCGGGCATCGACACGGTCGCGGCCTTCGGCACCGTCCTTCATGTCTGCGGGCGTGACGCAGCCGCGCTCGAAGCCAGCATCGCGCCCTATCGCCAGCGGCCTGAACTGCACTGGGCGCGGTCAAGTCCCAGCCTTGAGGACATCTTCATCCAGCTGATGGCCGATATCGACGGCAACGGGCGAGTCGAGAGGCAATGA
- a CDS encoding ABC transporter permease has translation MKLFSPSRFWAILVKEFIQMRRDRLTFGMMMGVPLLQLLLFGYAINTDPKNLPAVAVVAENSVFARSLLRAMEHTGYIRFISAPVDAATADRLIRRGDVQFAVHIPPDFAEDLVRGRQPALLVEADATDPVATGNAVAALQGLDVSALVHDLKGALADLQSAAAPFEVRLHKRYNAEGITQYNIAPGLMGVVLTMTMVMMTSLAVTRERERGTMENLLAMPVLPMEVMLGKILPYIVVGYVQVAIIIVAARYLFTVPLVGSLPLLSLAAIIFIAANLAVGFTFSTMSTNQLQAMQMSLFFFLPSMLLSGFMFPFRGMPGWAQAIGEVLPLTHFLRIVRGILLKGNGWPDIWPDLWPIMLFLLLAAILAMIRYRRTLD, from the coding sequence ATGAAGCTGTTCTCGCCATCCCGCTTCTGGGCCATCCTGGTGAAGGAATTCATCCAGATGCGGCGCGACCGCCTGACCTTCGGCATGATGATGGGCGTCCCGCTGCTGCAGCTGCTGCTGTTCGGCTATGCCATCAACACCGACCCGAAGAACCTGCCGGCGGTTGCCGTCGTGGCCGAGAATTCGGTCTTCGCCCGGTCGCTGCTGCGCGCCATGGAGCATACCGGCTATATCCGTTTCATCAGCGCGCCGGTTGACGCAGCCACCGCCGATCGCCTGATACGGCGGGGCGACGTGCAATTCGCCGTGCACATCCCGCCGGATTTTGCCGAGGACCTGGTGCGCGGCAGGCAGCCAGCCTTGCTGGTCGAGGCTGACGCCACCGACCCGGTCGCCACCGGGAACGCGGTGGCAGCTTTGCAGGGGCTGGATGTCTCCGCCCTGGTCCATGATCTCAAAGGCGCGCTCGCCGATCTGCAGAGCGCGGCGGCGCCGTTCGAAGTGAGGTTGCACAAGCGCTACAACGCCGAGGGCATCACGCAATACAACATCGCGCCCGGCCTGATGGGCGTCGTGCTCACCATGACCATGGTCATGATGACGTCGCTTGCCGTCACGCGCGAGCGCGAGCGCGGCACGATGGAGAATCTCCTCGCCATGCCGGTCCTGCCGATGGAGGTGATGCTGGGCAAGATCCTGCCCTATATCGTGGTCGGTTATGTGCAGGTCGCCATCATCATCGTGGCGGCGCGCTATCTGTTTACCGTGCCGCTGGTGGGGTCGCTGCCGCTGCTCAGCCTCGCCGCCATCATCTTCATCGCCGCCAATCTGGCCGTCGGCTTCACCTTCTCGACCATGTCGACCAACCAGCTGCAGGCGATGCAGATGTCGTTGTTCTTCTTCCTGCCGTCGATGCTGCTCTCGGGCTTCATGTTCCCCTTCCGCGGGATGCCGGGCTGGGCGCAGGCGATCGGGGAGGTGCTGCCCCTCACCCATTTCCTGCGCATCGTGCGGGGGATCCTGCTCAAGGGAAACGGCTGGCCGGACATCTGGCCGGATCTGTGGCCGATCATGCTGTTCCTGCTCCTCGCGGCCATCCTGGCCATGATCCGCTATCGCCGGACCCTCGACTAG